CATCGGCTCCTCCGGCGGGCAGGCGCGCCACGAGCTGGAAGGACAGGCCGGCTACGTCAACAACGGGCTCGGCGCGCGGCTATCGGTCAATTACCAGAGCGGGACCCGCGTCAACGGCGGCACCACCGCGGCGCCGGAGACGCTCGACTTCGGCGGGATCGCGACCGCCAACCTGCGGCTGTTCGCCGATCTCGGCGGCAACATCGCGTGGGTGCGCGCGCATCCGTGGATGCGTGGCGCGCGGGTCAGCGTCCAGCTCGACAACCTGTTCAACACCCGCCGCGATGTGCGCGACGAAAGCGGCGCGGTGCCGATCGGTTTCCAGCCGGGCTATCTCGACCCGGTCGGGCGGACGATCCGCGTGTCGGTGCGCAAGCTGTTCTCCTGAGGGATCAAAGGCCGAGGCGCGCCGCCAGCCACCGCGCGGCGGCCTCGGGGCTTTGCTTGTCGACATCGCGATCAACGCGGTAATTTGCCTCGCGCATCATCGTCACGGGGATGCGCCCGACCAGCGGGCGCAACGCGGCGGCGAAGCGGGCATCGTCGCGGTGTGCGGGCGACATCAGCATGACCGCGTCATAGCCGGGCACCGCATGCTTAGGATCGGCGAGCACCGTCAATCGGTCGGCGGCGATCCGCCCGTCGGACGAGAAGGCGCTGATGACGTCGGCGCGTCCGCTGTCCAGCGCGCGGTACATGAAGGTCGGGCTGTACGGCGTCGCGGCGGCGAAGCGCAGCGGATAGGCGCGGCGGATCGCCTGCCATTCGGGACGGTCGAGGAATTCGAGATCGGCACCGAAGCGAAGGCGCGGCGCGGCGCCGACCAGATCGTCGAGGGTCGCGATCCCGCGCCTGCGCGCGTCGTCGCCGCGCATCGCGAAGGCGTAGGCATTCTCGAACCCCAATGCGCCGAGCAAAGTGACGCCGCGCGACTTTTGCGTCCAGTCGGCGATCGCGCGCACTTGCGACGCGCGCGGCGGCGTGTCGGTGCGGTGCATCTCCGCCGTCCAGATCGTGCCGGCATAATCGACGTAGACATCGACGTCCCCGCGCGCGACCGCGCCGAACGCGACCGCCGAGCCGAGCCCGTCGCGGTAGCTGACCGAATATCCCGCCCGCTCCAGCCGGTCGCCGATCAGCCGCGCGAGGATATATTGCTCGGAGAAGTTCTTCGCGCCGACCACGATACGGCGATCGCCTCCACCCGCCCACAAGGGCGCGCTCGCCGCCACCGTGACCGCCGCGAGCACGCCGAGCGCCAGCCACACCCGCGACCAGCGACGCTGCCCGGCGGCGCGTTCGGCGAGGCCGAGCAACGCGTCGACGCCCAGCGCGAGCGCAGCGGCGCCGATGCAGCCGGCGATCACCAGCGTCCACGCCTGCGTCTGCAAGCCGGCGAAGATCAGGTCGCCGAGGCTCGGCTGCCCGACGGTGGTCGACAGCGTCGCCGCACCGATCGTCCACACCGCCGCGGTGCGGATCCCGGCCATTGCGACCGGCAGCACCAGCGGCAATTCGACGATGCGCAGCTTCTGCGCCGCGGTCATCCCGATTCCGTCCGCCGCCTCCAGCACCGCCGGGTCGAGACCGCGCAGCCCGGTGACGATGTTACGGACGATCGGCAGCAGCGCATACAGCGTGAGCGCCAGGAGCGCCGGGAGGAAGCCCAGCGCGGGCACGCCGTGCCCGAACCACAACAACATCGGATAGAAGAGCGCGAGCAGCGCGAGGCTGGGGATCGTCTGGACGAGACTGGCGGCACCGAGCACCACCGCCGCCAGCCGCGGCGCGCGCGCGGCGCGGATCGCGAGCGGAACGCCGATCGCCAGCGCGAGCATCAACGCCGCCATCGCGAGCAGCAGGTGCTGCGCAGCGAGCGCAGGGACGCGGGCGAGCGCGTCGTTCATGAGGCGAGCACCGCCAGCCGCGCGGCCTGGGTACGCGGTACGGCGACCAGCGCCTGCGCGGCATCGCCCCCCGCCCCCGCCAACAGCGCGGCCGGGGTTTCGTCGGCGACGACCCGCCCCGCCGCCATCACCACCACGCGAGTAGCGAGCAGCAGCGCCTCCGCCATGTCGTGCGTGACCATGATCGTGGTCAGCCGCAGTTCGTCGTGCAGCCGCCGTACCGCGCCGGCCAGCGACTCGCGCGTGACCGGATCGAGCGCGCCGAACGGTTCATCCATCAGCAACAGCCCCGGCCGGGTCACCAGCGCGCGCGCAACCCCGACACGCTGGCGCTGCCCGCCGGACAGCTCGGCGGGCATCCGCGTCGCGAGCGTGCGTGGCAGCTCGACCAGATCGAGCATCGCCACGCCGCGCGCCGCATCGGGGGCGTTCGCCAGTCGCAACGGCAGTGCGATGTTCTCGGCCACGCTGAGATGCGGGAACAGCCCGACGTCCTGGAAGACGTAGCCGATCCGCCGTCGCAACGCGGGTGCCGGCTCCGCCGCGACATCGTCATCGTTCAGCGTGACGCGGCCGATGTCGGGAACCACCAGCCGGTTCACGGTCTTGAGCAGCGTCGACTTGCCCGATCCCGACGTGCCGACCAGCGCGACGAACGCACCGCCCTCGATCGCCAGCGACACGTCGGCGATCGCCGCCGCCTCACCGTAGCTTTTGCCGACATGGTCGAAGGCCACCGCCGGTCCGGACGAAAGTGCTGGCATCGCCTGCGGTGATGCGGGAAGCGTGCGCGGGTAACAAGCGATAAGACGGGAGAGCGGAATGAAGGCGATGCTGGTTACGGGCGGCGGCTCGGGCATCGGGCGCGCGGTGGCGCAGGTGTTCAGCGCGCGCGGCTGGCGCGTCGGGCTCGCTGACATCGATGCGCAGGGGCTGAAGGAAACCGCGGCGCTACTGCCCGCCGATCGCACCAGCACGCACGTGATGGATGTACGCGATCCGTCGGAATGGGAGGAAGTGCTCGCCGATTTCGCGCGGGTCAGCGACGGGCGGCTCGACGTCATGTTCAACAACGCCGGGATCGCGGCTGGCGGTGCATTCGCGGAGATCGGGCTCGACGCGATCGACCGCGTCATCGACGTCAACTTTCGCGGCATCGCCTACGGGGCTCGCATGGCCTATCCGTATCTGAAGGAAACGCCGGGATCGTGCCTGTTGAACACCGCATCGGCCTCGGCGATCTACGGCTCGGCGGGGCTGGCGATCTATTCGGCGACGAAGTTCGCGGTGCGCGGATTGACCGAGGCGCTGGACGGCGAATGGGCGGCACAGGGAATCCGCGTTCGCTCGCTGATGCCCGGCTTCATCGACACCAACCTGCTGTCGGCGGCGATCCCGGGGACCAACCATACCGCGCGCGACCTGGTGGTCCGTCGCAAGCTGGAGTTCACGGCCGTCGAGACCGTCGCGGAAAAGGCGTGGGACGCAGCACACGGGGACCGCGTGCACACGGTGGTGGGCAAGACGGCGCAGCGGATGACGTTCGCGGCGCGGTGGATGCCCGGACGGCTGCGGGCGATGATGCGGGCGCGATAAAGCCGAAGGTCAGGATTGAGGCGCGCTCTTGATCGTCATCGCGAGCGCACGCGAGGCAATCAACGCCCTCCTGACCCGGCGCGGGATCACTTCGCTACACTCGCGCTGACCAGGCAGGATCGCGACGACGATCCGCATCGCCGCGACCGCCCGCCAGCCGAGCCCCCCTCGCCCCCGACCGGGAGCGCCTTCCTGCCGAAAGCGGGTCAGACCCGCATCGGCATCAGGACGTACAACGCCGGGCTCTTGTCGTTCTCGCGGATCAGCGTCGGGGCAGCGGCGTCGGCAAGGTGGACCTCGACCGTGTCGGTGCCGATCTGGCCGAGAATGTCCATCAGGTAGCGGCTGTTGAAGCCGATCTCGAACGGTGCGGCGGCGTAGTCGCCGGGGACTTCCTCGGCGGCGGTGCCGTTTTCCGGGCTGGTGACCGACAGCGTGATCTTGTCGCGATCGAGCGCCA
The genomic region above belongs to Sphingomonas phyllosphaerae 5.2 and contains:
- a CDS encoding ATP-binding cassette domain-containing protein; this encodes MPALSSGPAVAFDHVGKSYGEAAAIADVSLAIEGGAFVALVGTSGSGKSTLLKTVNRLVVPDIGRVTLNDDDVAAEPAPALRRRIGYVFQDVGLFPHLSVAENIALPLRLANAPDAARGVAMLDLVELPRTLATRMPAELSGGQRQRVGVARALVTRPGLLLMDEPFGALDPVTRESLAGAVRRLHDELRLTTIMVTHDMAEALLLATRVVVMAAGRVVADETPAALLAGAGGDAAQALVAVPRTQAARLAVLAS
- a CDS encoding SDR family oxidoreductase, whose product is MKAMLVTGGGSGIGRAVAQVFSARGWRVGLADIDAQGLKETAALLPADRTSTHVMDVRDPSEWEEVLADFARVSDGRLDVMFNNAGIAAGGAFAEIGLDAIDRVIDVNFRGIAYGARMAYPYLKETPGSCLLNTASASAIYGSAGLAIYSATKFAVRGLTEALDGEWAAQGIRVRSLMPGFIDTNLLSAAIPGTNHTARDLVVRRKLEFTAVETVAEKAWDAAHGDRVHTVVGKTAQRMTFAARWMPGRLRAMMRAR
- a CDS encoding ABC transporter permease/substrate-binding protein; its protein translation is MNDALARVPALAAQHLLLAMAALMLALAIGVPLAIRAARAPRLAAVVLGAASLVQTIPSLALLALFYPMLLWFGHGVPALGFLPALLALTLYALLPIVRNIVTGLRGLDPAVLEAADGIGMTAAQKLRIVELPLVLPVAMAGIRTAAVWTIGAATLSTTVGQPSLGDLIFAGLQTQAWTLVIAGCIGAAALALGVDALLGLAERAAGQRRWSRVWLALGVLAAVTVAASAPLWAGGGDRRIVVGAKNFSEQYILARLIGDRLERAGYSVSYRDGLGSAVAFGAVARGDVDVYVDYAGTIWTAEMHRTDTPPRASQVRAIADWTQKSRGVTLLGALGFENAYAFAMRGDDARRRGIATLDDLVGAAPRLRFGADLEFLDRPEWQAIRRAYPLRFAAATPYSPTFMYRALDSGRADVISAFSSDGRIAADRLTVLADPKHAVPGYDAVMLMSPAHRDDARFAAALRPLVGRIPVTMMREANYRVDRDVDKQSPEAAARWLAARLGL